In Myotis daubentonii chromosome 16, mMyoDau2.1, whole genome shotgun sequence, one DNA window encodes the following:
- the LOC132218051 gene encoding cytochrome b5 domain-containing protein 1 isoform X2: MPRRGLVAGPDFETFRRRYFTPVEVAQHNQPDDLWVSYLGSVYDLTPLAQKHKGDLLLKPIVEVAGQDISHWFDPKTKDIRMYVDPMTGAQRYRTPRGRFLHIPPQLPRSDWANDFGKPWWQGTRYEVGRLSAQTRNIRIINTLTSQEHTLEVGALESMWEILHRYLPYNAHAASYTWKYEGKNLNMECTLEENGIRDEEEEFDYLNMDGTLHTPAILLYFNDDLTEL; this comes from the exons ATGCCACGCCGGGGCCTAGTTGCCGGGCCAGACTTTGAGACTTTCCGGCGTCGGTATTTCACGCCGGTTGAGGTGGCCCAACATAACCAACCGGACGACCTCTGGGTGTCTTACCTGGGATCCGTATACGACCTAACGCCGTTGGCACAAAAACACAAAG GAGACCTGCTGCTGAAACCCATCGTGGAAGTTGCGGGTCAGGACATCAGCCACTGGTTTGACCCAAAGACCAAAGAC ATCCGAATGTACGTGGATCCGATGACTGGTGCCCAGAGATACCGCACCCCCCGGGGCCGCTTTCTGCATATCCCACCTCAGCTGCCTCGCTCCGACTGGGCCAATGATTTCGGGAAGCCCTGGTGGCAGGGGACGCGCTATGAAGTGGGGCGGCTGTCCGCCCAGACCCGGAACATCCGAATCATTAACACACTCACGTCGCAGGAGCACACACTGGAG GTGGGGGCCCTAGAATCAATGTGGGAAATCCTACACCGCTACCTCCCCTATAATGCACATGCTGCCAGCTACACATGGAAATATGAAGGGAAGAACCTGAACATGGAATGTACCCTGGAAGAGAATGGGATCCGGGATGAGGAGGAAGAATTTGATTATCTCAATATGGATGGTACACTCCACACACCTGCAATACTGCTCTACTTCAACGATGACCTCACAGAGCTATAG
- the LOC132218051 gene encoding cytochrome b5 domain-containing protein 1 isoform X1, whose product MPRRGLVAGPDFETFRRRYFTPVEVAQHNQPDDLWVSYLGSVYDLTPLAQKHKGKGHTRSAAGCLWVPGSRAASIDGGCAFPGDLLLKPIVEVAGQDISHWFDPKTKDIRMYVDPMTGAQRYRTPRGRFLHIPPQLPRSDWANDFGKPWWQGTRYEVGRLSAQTRNIRIINTLTSQEHTLEVGALESMWEILHRYLPYNAHAASYTWKYEGKNLNMECTLEENGIRDEEEEFDYLNMDGTLHTPAILLYFNDDLTEL is encoded by the exons ATGCCACGCCGGGGCCTAGTTGCCGGGCCAGACTTTGAGACTTTCCGGCGTCGGTATTTCACGCCGGTTGAGGTGGCCCAACATAACCAACCGGACGACCTCTGGGTGTCTTACCTGGGATCCGTATACGACCTAACGCCGTTGGCACAAAAACACAAAGGTAAGGGCCACACTCGGTCCGCTGCGGGGTGTTTGTGGGTGCCTGGTTCTCGGGCGGCTAGCATTGACGGCGGCTGTGCCTTCCCAGGAGACCTGCTGCTGAAACCCATCGTGGAAGTTGCGGGTCAGGACATCAGCCACTGGTTTGACCCAAAGACCAAAGAC ATCCGAATGTACGTGGATCCGATGACTGGTGCCCAGAGATACCGCACCCCCCGGGGCCGCTTTCTGCATATCCCACCTCAGCTGCCTCGCTCCGACTGGGCCAATGATTTCGGGAAGCCCTGGTGGCAGGGGACGCGCTATGAAGTGGGGCGGCTGTCCGCCCAGACCCGGAACATCCGAATCATTAACACACTCACGTCGCAGGAGCACACACTGGAG GTGGGGGCCCTAGAATCAATGTGGGAAATCCTACACCGCTACCTCCCCTATAATGCACATGCTGCCAGCTACACATGGAAATATGAAGGGAAGAACCTGAACATGGAATGTACCCTGGAAGAGAATGGGATCCGGGATGAGGAGGAAGAATTTGATTATCTCAATATGGATGGTACACTCCACACACCTGCAATACTGCTCTACTTCAACGATGACCTCACAGAGCTATAG